In one window of Cellulophaga sp. HaHa_2_95 DNA:
- the feoB gene encoding ferrous iron transport protein B, translated as MSKQIKVALIGNPNTGKTSVFNQLTGLNQKVGNYPGITVEKKEGVCKLPRGVKAHIIDLPGTYSLNTTSLDESVAVELLLNKNDKDFPDVAVVVADVENLKRNLLLFTQIKDLKIPTILVINMADRMSRKGITIDIPLLEEKLNTKIALVSTRKKIGIEKLRELITDYKSLSIEPNIDATVISPEYFDRLRSAFPKEDIYKLWLVITQDVNFMPIEKTLFQNAASFATKSKPELKRLQQKETILRYQFINGILKQTHKIDLNAAKGLRASLDKLLTHKVFGYVIFFLILLTIFQAIYVWSAYPMEFIENSFASATEWVENSLPPGVFTDLIAEGILAGIGGIVIFIPQIAFLFLFISLLEETGYMSRVVFLMDRLMRPFGLSGKSIVPLISGTACAIPAIMATRTIENWKERLITILVTPFTTCSARLPVYLIIITLVIPDGRFFGLSYQALTLMLLYLLGFFTAIISAMILNKILKIKSKSFFVIEMPNYKLPLLKNVAYTVLEKTKSFVFGAGKIILAISIILWFLGSNGISNEFENAEEIVTNKINTSGLSDFNQHAIASELASYERALNDSIIEKVYTIDQLAITDSIAAKSTNLFEHAKKQEISSFKLENSYMGYMGKAITPIVEPLGYDWKIGIAILTSFAAREVFVGTLATIYSVGSDEEETITNRMAAEINPATQMPLFNLASGISLLLFYAFAMQCASTLAVVKKETNTWKWPMAQLIFMSVFAYIVSLIAYQILK; from the coding sequence ATGAGTAAACAAATTAAGGTAGCATTAATTGGAAACCCGAATACAGGAAAAACCTCTGTTTTTAATCAATTAACAGGCTTAAACCAAAAAGTAGGGAATTACCCAGGAATTACAGTAGAAAAAAAAGAAGGGGTTTGTAAGTTACCACGTGGTGTTAAAGCACACATTATAGATTTACCCGGTACGTACAGCCTTAATACAACTTCATTAGATGAGAGTGTTGCCGTAGAACTTCTTCTAAATAAGAACGATAAAGATTTTCCTGATGTTGCAGTAGTAGTAGCCGATGTTGAAAACTTAAAAAGAAATCTTCTTCTTTTCACACAAATTAAAGATTTAAAAATTCCGACCATATTAGTAATTAATATGGCTGATAGAATGTCTAGAAAAGGAATTACCATAGACATTCCCTTATTAGAAGAAAAATTAAATACTAAAATAGCATTAGTAAGTACCCGTAAAAAAATTGGAATTGAAAAACTTCGCGAACTTATAACCGATTACAAATCGCTTTCTATAGAACCAAATATAGATGCTACGGTTATTTCTCCTGAATATTTTGACCGCTTACGCAGTGCGTTTCCTAAAGAAGACATTTATAAATTATGGCTTGTAATTACGCAAGACGTTAACTTCATGCCTATTGAAAAAACACTTTTTCAAAACGCAGCTTCTTTCGCTACAAAATCTAAACCAGAGCTAAAACGCTTACAACAAAAAGAGACTATTTTAAGATATCAATTTATAAATGGTATTCTTAAACAAACGCATAAAATAGACTTAAATGCTGCAAAAGGACTTAGAGCTAGCTTAGACAAGTTACTTACTCATAAAGTTTTTGGGTATGTTATTTTCTTTCTCATCTTACTTACTATTTTCCAAGCTATATACGTGTGGAGTGCGTACCCTATGGAGTTTATCGAAAATTCTTTTGCAAGCGCTACAGAATGGGTAGAAAACTCATTACCTCCAGGCGTATTTACAGATTTAATTGCCGAAGGAATTTTAGCGGGTATTGGTGGTATTGTAATATTCATACCGCAAATTGCATTTTTATTTCTGTTTATATCACTGCTAGAAGAAACTGGCTACATGAGTAGAGTTGTATTTCTAATGGATAGGCTGATGCGCCCATTTGGATTAAGCGGTAAGAGTATTGTACCTCTTATCTCTGGAACGGCATGCGCTATTCCTGCAATTATGGCAACTAGAACTATTGAGAACTGGAAAGAACGTCTGATAACGATATTAGTAACTCCCTTTACTACCTGTTCTGCTAGACTCCCTGTATACCTTATCATAATTACCTTAGTAATTCCTGATGGCCGATTTTTTGGGCTCAGTTATCAAGCATTAACCCTAATGCTACTTTATCTATTAGGTTTTTTCACTGCCATTATTTCTGCCATGATCTTGAATAAAATATTGAAGATTAAAAGCAAATCGTTTTTTGTTATTGAAATGCCTAACTACAAGCTACCGCTTCTAAAAAATGTAGCTTATACGGTTTTGGAAAAAACAAAAAGTTTTGTATTCGGTGCCGGTAAAATTATATTAGCGATATCTATTATCCTATGGTTTTTAGGATCAAACGGGATCTCTAATGAATTTGAGAATGCAGAAGAGATTGTTACAAACAAAATAAACACATCTGGGTTATCTGACTTTAACCAACATGCTATTGCCTCAGAATTAGCTAGCTACGAAAGAGCTTTAAATGATAGCATCATAGAAAAAGTTTACACTATTGACCAACTTGCCATAACGGACTCTATTGCTGCGAAGTCTACCAATTTATTTGAGCACGCTAAGAAGCAAGAAATATCTAGCTTTAAATTAGAAAACTCCTATATGGGGTATATGGGCAAGGCCATTACACCTATTGTAGAACCTCTAGGTTATGACTGGAAGATTGGTATTGCCATATTAACTTCCTTTGCTGCACGAGAGGTATTTGTAGGCACATTAGCAACTATTTATAGCGTGGGTAGTGATGAAGAAGAAACTATAACAAACCGTATGGCTGCAGAGATTAACCCTGCAACACAAATGCCCTTATTTAACCTAGCTTCAGGAATTTCATTATTGTTATTTTACGCTTTTGCCATGCAGTGCGCGAGTACTTTAGCAGTAGTAAAAAAAGAAACAAATACTTGGAAATGGCCAATGGCACAATTAATTTTCATGAGTGTGTTTGCCTATATCGTATCCTTAATCGCTTATCAAATATTGAAGTAA
- a CDS encoding S41 family peptidase produces the protein MKSFYSISFLLATLFVNAQGTQLLRQPSISDTEIVFVYANDLWKTSLSGGEAIRLTSNEGYESNPHFSEDGKTIAFTGEYDGNIDVYIIPATGGEPKRLTYHPSADFVEGWTPDGEVLFRSGRESKPTVTNKLYKVSTAGSFPTAIDIPRAAYGEFSENGKYIAYTPIASWDPEWRNYRGGQAMPIWIVNMETKELITTPQPTKERHLYPVWFNNNVYYLSERDYASNIWSFDPITKKEKQITFHKKFDVKSLDASKASIVYEQGGYLHLVNPETGVTKQLSISINGDMNFARPRWESVTAKQLKNPNISPTGKRAVFEHRGDIFTLPKENGTWKNITNSSGIADRSPVWSPKGDKIAWFSDASGEYQLVTANQNGEQIKSYKLPNTTFYFKPDWSPDGNHIAYSDTDYNIWIINLITGKAEKVATDSYAHPTRTMNPIWSPDSKWIAFPKQLVNNYKAIFAYNNTTKETIQLTDGLADAISPIWDESGSYLYFLASTNYGLQSGWLDMSSYDTNVTRSLYTIVLSKETKAPNLPKTDEEGGNKDFTSIKSTSKNKKKEETKTPKVIVKIDADGIYNRIVALKLEDKNYTSLAKGPKNVLFITEQIQNEDGLTLHKYDIEKMKAEEYAIKVNEMIVSNDRKHILINTDTSWLLSETTSKPDVSKDNLPMNIKIKIDPTAEYEQIFKEGWRYMRDFLYVNNTHGAPWDTIYEWYAPWIKHVRHRADLNYVVDIMSGEISIGHSYVSGGDMPDVDFVPIGLLGCDFTIENGYYKISKIYNGENWNPDLYAPLAQPGLEVKVGDYITAINGKPLKATVNPFILLEQTAGRETRLTINNSTSSGGKEILVKPISSERGLRTYDWIEGNRRKVDELSGGKLAYVYVPNTGNGGYEAFNRYYFSQQDKKGVIIDERNNGGGSAADYMIDIMTREPYGYFNSKTEGNRPWTSPAAGIWGPKVMLINERSGSGGDLLPYMFHMKKVGPLVGTRTWGGLVGTWDTPPFIDGGRMVAPRGGFYDINGEWAVEGEGIAPDIEVIQEPKLVLQGKDPQLEKGIEEALRLLKTQEFKIKPEPKAPIRWKRPEGYQKE, from the coding sequence ATGAAATCCTTTTATTCGATTAGCTTTTTACTAGCCACTTTATTTGTAAATGCACAAGGAACTCAATTATTAAGGCAGCCTTCAATTTCTGATACAGAAATAGTCTTTGTATACGCAAATGATTTGTGGAAAACCTCCTTAAGTGGTGGGGAAGCTATTCGACTGACGAGTAATGAAGGGTATGAATCTAATCCACATTTTTCTGAAGACGGTAAGACAATTGCTTTTACAGGAGAGTATGATGGAAATATTGATGTATATATTATTCCAGCAACAGGGGGAGAACCAAAAAGACTAACATATCATCCATCTGCTGATTTTGTAGAAGGCTGGACCCCTGATGGTGAAGTTTTATTTCGCTCCGGAAGAGAAAGTAAGCCCACCGTAACGAATAAATTATACAAAGTTTCAACCGCCGGCAGTTTCCCTACGGCTATTGATATCCCAAGAGCTGCTTATGGAGAATTTTCTGAAAACGGAAAATATATTGCTTACACCCCTATTGCCTCTTGGGATCCCGAATGGAGAAATTACCGAGGAGGGCAAGCAATGCCTATTTGGATTGTAAATATGGAAACCAAAGAGTTAATTACAACACCCCAGCCCACTAAAGAGCGTCACTTATATCCTGTATGGTTTAATAATAATGTTTATTACTTGTCTGAACGTGATTACGCAAGTAATATTTGGTCTTTTGACCCTATTACCAAAAAAGAAAAGCAAATCACATTTCACAAAAAATTTGATGTTAAAAGCTTAGATGCAAGTAAGGCCTCTATCGTTTATGAACAAGGCGGTTATTTACACCTTGTAAATCCAGAAACGGGTGTAACAAAACAACTTTCTATATCTATAAACGGTGATATGAATTTTGCAAGACCCCGTTGGGAAAGTGTTACTGCTAAGCAATTAAAAAACCCAAATATTTCGCCTACAGGTAAAAGGGCGGTATTTGAACATCGTGGAGATATTTTTACACTTCCTAAAGAAAACGGAACTTGGAAAAATATTACAAATAGCTCAGGAATAGCAGATCGTTCGCCCGTTTGGTCTCCAAAAGGAGATAAGATTGCATGGTTCTCTGATGCTAGTGGAGAATATCAGTTAGTAACCGCCAATCAAAATGGCGAACAGATAAAGAGCTATAAATTACCTAATACTACTTTTTATTTCAAGCCAGATTGGTCTCCTGATGGGAACCATATTGCGTATTCTGATACTGATTACAACATTTGGATTATTAATTTGATAACAGGAAAAGCGGAAAAGGTAGCTACCGACTCTTATGCGCATCCTACAAGAACCATGAATCCTATCTGGTCTCCAGATAGCAAATGGATTGCTTTCCCAAAACAATTAGTCAATAATTACAAAGCAATTTTCGCTTATAACAACACTACGAAAGAAACTATTCAATTAACAGATGGACTAGCAGATGCTATTAGTCCCATTTGGGATGAATCTGGCTCCTATTTATACTTTTTAGCAAGCACAAATTATGGTTTGCAGTCTGGGTGGTTAGACATGAGTTCTTATGACACTAACGTGACTAGAAGCTTATACACTATCGTTCTATCAAAAGAGACAAAAGCTCCTAATTTACCAAAAACTGATGAAGAGGGTGGAAATAAAGATTTCACCTCAATTAAATCAACCTCTAAAAACAAGAAAAAGGAAGAAACTAAAACTCCAAAAGTTATTGTAAAAATTGATGCTGACGGTATTTATAATAGGATTGTAGCGTTGAAATTAGAAGATAAAAATTATACAAGCTTAGCGAAGGGCCCAAAAAATGTTTTATTCATTACGGAACAAATTCAAAATGAAGACGGTCTAACACTTCATAAATACGATATTGAAAAAATGAAGGCCGAAGAATATGCCATAAAAGTGAATGAAATGATCGTTTCCAATGATCGCAAGCATATTTTAATTAATACCGATACTTCTTGGCTACTTTCTGAAACAACATCTAAACCAGATGTCAGTAAAGATAATTTACCGATGAATATTAAAATTAAAATTGATCCAACGGCAGAGTATGAGCAAATATTCAAAGAAGGTTGGCGCTATATGAGAGATTTTCTTTACGTTAATAATACACACGGAGCACCTTGGGACACTATTTACGAATGGTATGCTCCATGGATAAAACATGTACGTCATAGAGCAGACTTAAACTATGTGGTAGATATCATGAGCGGAGAAATATCAATAGGACATTCCTATGTTTCAGGAGGGGATATGCCTGATGTAGATTTTGTTCCAATAGGGTTATTAGGTTGTGATTTTACCATTGAAAATGGCTATTATAAAATCTCAAAAATTTATAATGGAGAAAATTGGAATCCTGATTTATATGCACCATTGGCACAACCGGGTCTTGAAGTAAAAGTAGGAGACTATATTACTGCAATTAATGGTAAACCGCTCAAAGCAACTGTAAATCCGTTTATATTATTAGAACAAACTGCCGGAAGAGAGACAAGACTAACAATTAACAATTCTACTAGTTCTGGTGGAAAAGAAATTTTAGTAAAACCTATCAGCAGTGAACGAGGTTTAAGAACCTACGATTGGATTGAAGGTAACAGACGCAAAGTTGATGAACTTTCTGGAGGTAAACTCGCTTATGTCTATGTTCCTAATACCGGAAATGGAGGCTATGAAGCTTTTAACAGATATTATTTTTCTCAACAAGATAAAAAAGGGGTCATTATAGATGAACGCAATAACGGTGGTGGTTCTGCTGCCGATTATATGATTGATATCATGACGAGAGAACCTTACGGTTATTTTAATAGTAAAACAGAAGGCAATAGACCATGGACATCGCCAGCCGCTGGCATCTGGGGACCAAAAGTAATGTTGATCAATGAACGTTCTGGCTCAGGTGGTGATTTATTGCCCTATATGTTTCATATGAAAAAAGTAGGGCCACTAGTTGGTACTAGAACCTGGGGTGGTTTGGTAGGTACGTGGGATACACCACCATTTATAGATGGAGGTAGAATGGTTGCGCCAAGAGGTGGTTTTTATGATATTAATGGAGAATGGGCCGTAGAAGGAGAGGGTATTGCTCCAGATATTGAAGTAATTCAAGAACCAAAACTTGTACTACAAGGAAAAGATCCACAGCTAGAAAAAGGTATTGAAGAAGCCCTTAGGTTATTAAAAACTCAAGAGTTCAAAATCAAACCTGAACCAAAAGCTCCTATTCGCTGGAAACGACCTGAAGGCTATCAAAAAGAATAA
- a CDS encoding DUF423 domain-containing protein: MIIFTQMIGALYGMLAVVFGAFGAHALKKIFSEEQLKSFETGVKYQMYHAIVLLVLGYNFDFSSGIERYIVYCFSIGTLLFSFSIYGLCISAAKNKKIKMLGPITPLGGLFLVIGWGLLLFSFLD, from the coding sequence ATGATTATTTTTACACAAATGATAGGTGCGCTCTATGGGATGCTTGCAGTGGTATTTGGTGCTTTTGGTGCCCATGCCCTTAAAAAAATATTTTCAGAAGAGCAATTGAAGAGTTTTGAAACCGGCGTTAAATATCAAATGTATCACGCCATTGTTTTACTTGTACTTGGGTACAATTTTGATTTTTCTAGTGGTATAGAACGTTATATTGTATACTGCTTTAGTATTGGTACTTTGCTATTTTCTTTTAGTATATATGGCCTTTGTATAAGTGCAGCTAAGAATAAAAAAATAAAAATGCTGGGACCTATTACACCTCTAGGGGGTTTATTTTTAGTAATAGGCTGGGGGCTACTTCTTTTTTCATTCCTTGATTAA
- a CDS encoding carboxypeptidase-like regulatory domain-containing protein, producing the protein MFKTTTLGLFFILLLSVNYNIAQTISAKVIDSVTQEPVPFATIQFANDMGVITNGEGTFTILLDTKNKVTDSLFVSSMGYKTYKTTLGEFKDSILTLSPQNIELKNVVVSNKNYSADEIVDFIKDNVDKNYTKSFTKKRLFFREHYHQYLNRTNYSNFESTIDAFNKNFVDEIISSVPRSDDYYVEVLCDLYGTYNSGKQKIDVIKASKMYDKNSEINLDQLEERMEKILKENVKPDSYLKIKSGIFGTKIDNEELFRAQVDSSDVAALNKKLEEDKKRKEEQKLHFAAGRANKISTLYEDLFFMNDSKLNFLSKSRKYDFSIRELTYLGQDIVYILDFVPSGNADYKGTLYVNADDFAIVRVDYENVKSLKSFKLLGVFMNDYLDKGKMIFYKGPDDKYNLRYIEKEHGGMGGAKRPLKIIEYNKVVKGKNKQNELSLDFDFAATNINSYEIVIYDTEEISSSTFEGKNFDNKITPTYLTRYDPEFWKGYNIIEPNQAIKTYTAKEESSK; encoded by the coding sequence ATGTTCAAAACTACTACACTTGGATTATTTTTTATTTTATTACTTTCCGTAAACTACAACATTGCGCAAACTATTAGCGCTAAAGTTATAGATTCTGTTACCCAAGAACCAGTCCCATTTGCGACCATACAATTTGCAAATGACATGGGCGTAATCACCAATGGGGAAGGCACTTTTACTATTCTTCTAGATACTAAAAATAAGGTAACAGATTCTTTATTTGTTTCTAGTATGGGCTATAAAACGTACAAAACTACCTTAGGAGAATTTAAAGATTCTATACTAACACTAAGTCCTCAGAATATTGAATTAAAGAACGTGGTGGTCTCTAACAAAAACTATTCTGCAGACGAGATTGTTGATTTTATAAAAGATAACGTAGATAAAAACTATACAAAATCATTTACCAAGAAAAGACTCTTTTTTAGAGAGCACTACCACCAATATTTGAACAGAACTAATTATTCAAATTTTGAATCTACTATTGACGCTTTCAATAAGAATTTTGTTGATGAAATCATAAGTTCTGTGCCCCGAAGTGATGATTATTATGTAGAAGTATTATGCGATTTGTATGGCACTTACAACAGTGGAAAACAGAAGATTGATGTTATTAAGGCGTCTAAAATGTATGATAAAAACAGTGAGATAAACCTTGATCAACTAGAAGAGCGTATGGAGAAAATTCTAAAAGAGAATGTAAAGCCTGACTCCTATTTGAAAATTAAATCGGGCATATTCGGAACAAAAATTGACAATGAAGAACTTTTTAGAGCACAAGTAGATTCTAGTGACGTAGCCGCATTAAATAAGAAATTAGAGGAAGATAAAAAACGCAAAGAAGAACAGAAGTTACATTTTGCGGCAGGTAGAGCGAATAAAATATCGACCCTTTATGAAGATCTGTTTTTTATGAATGATTCCAAGCTTAATTTCTTGTCAAAATCTCGAAAGTATGATTTCTCCATTCGTGAACTCACATATCTAGGTCAAGATATTGTTTATATTTTAGATTTTGTTCCTAGCGGAAATGCTGATTACAAAGGAACTCTTTATGTAAATGCTGATGATTTCGCTATAGTGAGAGTGGATTATGAAAACGTAAAATCTTTAAAATCATTTAAACTACTAGGAGTATTCATGAATGATTATCTAGATAAAGGTAAAATGATCTTTTATAAGGGGCCAGACGATAAATATAACTTAAGATACATTGAAAAAGAACACGGCGGAATGGGCGGCGCAAAACGTCCTTTAAAAATAATAGAATACAATAAAGTAGTTAAAGGAAAGAATAAACAAAACGAATTATCATTAGATTTTGATTTTGCTGCGACAAACATTAATAGCTATGAAATTGTAATTTACGATACCGAAGAAATTAGCAGCAGTACTTTTGAAGGTAAAAATTTTGACAATAAAATTACGCCCACGTATTTAACCCGTTATGATCCTGAGTTTTGGAAGGGGTACAACATCATAGAACCCAATCAAGCAATAAAAACATATACAGCAAAAGAAGAATCATCAAAATAA
- a CDS encoding DUF5916 domain-containing protein, protein MKATITTIFLIISAQLYMHAQDSTTVIPKRMYTTKALTSENGLFIDGIIDEEAWNTVAWDSDFIEQQPDENTAPDHQTKFKIVYDKNYIYVAIRCLDTGPDKIVKRLSRRDGFEGDWVGIFFDSYNDKRTSFNFIVTAAGVKGDEFSTNNGNDSDESWNPIWYTKTSIDTEGWSAEMKIPLSQLKFGKSQEQEWGLQLMRKLFREEERSIWQRVPQDTPGWTSEFGILRGLINIEPQKQLEIQPYTIAKFETYEAEPGNPFKQGNDTKFTGGLDAKIGITNDLTLDLTINPDFGQVEADPSAIALDGFQIFFEEQRPFFVENKNIFDYTVSRSEAGNTFGSDNVFYSRRIGRSPQGYPNTTDGEFVNHPENTEIIGAAKFSGKTKNGWSIGVLESVTAKKYAVIDNNGAQRKELVEPLTNYFIGRLQKDFNDRNTFVGGMFTATNRNNLPDNLNFLHEAAYTGGFDFKHQWNDRDWYLGGNLLFSHVTGSTEAITRTQQSITHLFQRASTSYLNVDENATSLTGTGGNLQIGKVGNGHWKFETGATWRSPELELNDVGFQRQADDLRHYTWVGYQTLKPDNTFRRVGINYNHWSVWDFGGNHNNLRFNTNSWQNWKNNWFSNVSFNYAPTQYDNFALRGGPRLRKSSEISYANGVESDGRKKLQLSVFQSGTKGTDNSYKNYEIEFGVRYQPINALSISAYPSYGTNKDQLQFVDNIAYDGGTKYINGTVDQETISMSLRINYTINPNLSIQYWGQPFVSNGVYSNFKEIANPLANNFEDRIASYTPNQVSFDNGSYNIDEDMDGSLDYSFDNPDFSFTQFRSNLVVRWEYKPGSEIFLVWSQDLSSGGNPNDGLFATLDKNLFGDLQPKNIFLLKATYRFVF, encoded by the coding sequence ATGAAAGCCACCATCACCACTATTTTTCTAATCATTAGCGCGCAACTGTATATGCATGCGCAAGATTCTACCACGGTAATCCCTAAACGGATGTATACCACAAAAGCCTTAACCTCAGAAAACGGTCTCTTTATAGATGGCATTATTGATGAGGAAGCATGGAATACCGTGGCCTGGGATAGTGACTTTATTGAACAGCAACCCGACGAAAATACGGCACCGGATCATCAGACTAAATTTAAAATTGTCTATGACAAAAATTACATTTATGTAGCTATCCGGTGCTTAGACACTGGTCCTGATAAAATTGTAAAGAGGCTCTCCCGTAGAGATGGCTTTGAAGGAGACTGGGTAGGTATATTCTTTGATAGTTATAATGACAAACGAACATCGTTTAATTTCATAGTCACAGCCGCGGGAGTAAAAGGAGATGAGTTTTCTACAAATAATGGAAATGATTCTGATGAAAGTTGGAATCCTATTTGGTATACAAAAACCAGTATTGATACTGAAGGCTGGTCTGCTGAAATGAAAATCCCGCTGAGCCAATTAAAATTTGGTAAGTCTCAAGAACAAGAATGGGGCTTGCAATTAATGCGAAAATTATTTAGAGAAGAAGAACGCTCTATATGGCAAAGAGTACCACAAGACACCCCTGGTTGGACCAGTGAATTTGGTATTTTAAGAGGATTAATAAATATTGAACCACAAAAACAGTTAGAAATACAACCGTATACAATTGCAAAATTTGAGACTTATGAAGCGGAACCAGGAAACCCGTTTAAACAAGGAAATGACACAAAGTTTACAGGAGGCTTAGATGCCAAAATTGGAATCACCAATGATCTTACTTTAGATCTAACTATTAATCCTGACTTTGGCCAAGTAGAGGCAGATCCTTCTGCGATTGCTTTAGATGGTTTTCAAATTTTCTTTGAAGAACAGCGGCCTTTCTTTGTAGAAAACAAGAATATTTTTGACTACACAGTATCTCGCTCAGAAGCCGGGAATACGTTTGGCTCTGATAATGTATTTTACTCAAGACGAATAGGAAGAAGTCCGCAAGGCTACCCAAATACAACCGATGGAGAATTTGTAAATCACCCTGAAAACACGGAAATTATTGGTGCCGCTAAGTTCAGCGGAAAAACTAAAAATGGATGGTCTATTGGTGTTCTGGAGAGTGTTACTGCCAAAAAATATGCGGTTATTGATAACAACGGAGCTCAGAGAAAAGAGCTTGTAGAACCACTGACTAATTATTTTATAGGACGGTTACAAAAAGATTTTAATGATAGAAATACTTTTGTTGGCGGTATGTTTACGGCAACAAATAGAAACAACCTACCCGATAATTTAAATTTCTTACACGAGGCAGCGTACACCGGTGGTTTTGATTTTAAACACCAATGGAATGATAGAGATTGGTACCTAGGAGGCAATTTACTTTTTAGCCACGTCACGGGTAGTACAGAAGCTATAACAAGAACCCAACAATCTATTACCCACTTGTTTCAAAGAGCCTCTACCAGCTATTTAAATGTAGATGAAAATGCAACGTCTCTAACCGGAACGGGCGGTAATTTGCAAATAGGAAAAGTTGGTAATGGTCATTGGAAATTTGAGACTGGCGCTACATGGCGTTCTCCAGAATTGGAACTTAATGATGTGGGCTTTCAAAGGCAAGCAGATGATTTAAGACATTACACTTGGGTAGGATACCAAACACTAAAACCAGATAATACTTTTAGAAGAGTAGGGATTAACTATAACCATTGGAGTGTTTGGGATTTTGGCGGCAATCATAACAACTTGCGTTTTAACACCAATAGCTGGCAAAATTGGAAAAACAATTGGTTCTCTAATGTAAGTTTTAATTACGCACCCACACAATATGATAATTTTGCCTTAAGAGGCGGACCAAGATTAAGAAAATCTTCTGAGATTAGCTATGCAAATGGCGTAGAATCTGATGGTAGAAAAAAACTACAACTAAGCGTATTTCAATCAGGCACAAAAGGCACAGACAACTCCTATAAAAATTATGAGATTGAGTTTGGCGTTCGGTACCAACCCATAAATGCTTTAAGTATCTCTGCTTATCCCAGTTACGGAACCAATAAAGACCAATTACAGTTTGTAGATAACATAGCGTATGATGGCGGCACTAAATATATTAATGGCACCGTAGATCAAGAAACCATAAGCATGTCTTTGCGCATAAACTACACCATAAACCCTAATTTATCGATACAGTATTGGGGCCAGCCTTTTGTCTCAAATGGTGTATATTCTAATTTTAAAGAAATCGCAAATCCTTTAGCCAATAATTTTGAAGATAGAATAGCATCTTACACGCCTAATCAAGTTTCTTTTGACAATGGTAGCTATAATATTGATGAAGATATGGATGGCTCATTGGATTACAGCTTTGACAATCCAGACTTTTCTTTTACCCAATTTAGGTCTAACCTTGTGGTACGCTGGGAATATAAGCCTGGTTCAGAAATATTTTTGGTCTGGTCACAAGACTTATCTAGTGGCGGCAATCCTAATGATGGGTTATTTGCAACGTTAGATAAAAATCTTTTCGGAGACTTACAACCTAAGAATATTTTTCTATTAAAAGCAACATACCGTTTTGTCTTTTAA